In the genome of Candidatus Zixiibacteriota bacterium, one region contains:
- a CDS encoding secondary thiamine-phosphate synthase enzyme YjbQ has protein sequence MKAEFTVPTSAREQMIDVTNLLRQTIEESGINDGIAFCHVPHTTAAITINENADPDVPRDILSKLGREIPQSDGYRHAEGNSDAHIKSSLFGCSQQVLIENGQPVLGRWQSLFFCEFDGPRQRRLIIKVGKIA, from the coding sequence ATGAAAGCTGAGTTTACTGTCCCCACTTCGGCTCGTGAGCAGATGATCGACGTTACCAATCTGTTGCGTCAAACAATCGAAGAGAGCGGCATAAACGACGGTATTGCATTTTGCCATGTGCCTCACACAACGGCCGCCATTACCATCAATGAGAATGCCGACCCGGATGTCCCTCGTGACATTCTTTCCAAACTGGGTAGAGAGATACCACAGAGCGACGGGTACCGTCATGCTGAAGGGAACTCAGACGCCCATATCAAATCTTCCCTGTTCGGCTGTTCACAGCAGGTGCTGATCGAGAATGGTCAACCAGTGCTGGGGCGGTGGCAGTCTTTGTTTTTCTGTGAGTTTGACGGTCCACGACAACGACGACTGATAATCAAGGTCGGGAAGATTGCTTAA
- the ftsY gene encoding signal recognition particle-docking protein FtsY, translating to MFGAFDKLKKSLSKTKDRLIGQISQVVRRRKIDDDLLDEIEEILIEADVGVAASMRLIESIKERAKERKLTDGEDVITLLKEEITAILTRNNEHLFNEADPKPVVWLIVGVNGVGKTTTIGKLATQFSRDGKNVLIAACDTFRAAAIDQIAIWAERSKVGIIRSQEGADPASVAFDASKAALARSADLLLVDTAGRLHTKANLMEELKKIRRVILKAIPNAKVYSKLIIDGSTGQNAISQVKVFTEAVGCDGIVVTKLDGTAKGGVMIAVSEELGVPVDFIGLGEGIDDLQRFDPAQFAEALCNES from the coding sequence ATGTTTGGTGCTTTTGATAAACTGAAGAAATCTCTCAGCAAAACCAAGGACCGTCTGATAGGACAGATTTCTCAGGTGGTCCGGCGACGTAAAATTGATGATGATCTGCTCGACGAGATCGAGGAGATTCTTATCGAGGCTGATGTCGGCGTGGCCGCGTCCATGCGTCTGATCGAGAGTATTAAGGAACGTGCCAAAGAACGCAAGCTTACCGATGGCGAGGATGTAATCACTCTGCTGAAAGAGGAAATCACTGCCATCCTGACCCGCAATAATGAGCATCTGTTCAACGAAGCTGATCCAAAACCGGTGGTGTGGCTGATCGTCGGCGTTAACGGCGTTGGCAAAACAACGACCATTGGGAAACTAGCCACTCAATTCTCGCGTGATGGCAAGAATGTGCTCATCGCCGCCTGTGACACCTTCCGAGCTGCTGCGATTGACCAGATTGCAATCTGGGCAGAACGAAGCAAAGTTGGAATAATCCGGTCTCAGGAAGGGGCTGACCCTGCTTCGGTCGCTTTCGATGCTTCCAAAGCGGCTCTGGCCCGATCGGCTGATTTGCTTTTGGTGGATACTGCCGGACGGCTGCACACCAAGGCCAATCTCATGGAGGAACTCAAGAAGATCCGGCGAGTCATCCTCAAAGCAATTCCCAATGCGAAGGTCTACAGCAAACTCATTATCGACGGCTCTACCGGGCAAAACGCTATCAGCCAGGTCAAGGTTTTCACTGAGGCGGTTGGGTGTGATGGAATAGTCGTTACAAAACTCGATGGTACCGCTAAAGGCGGGGTCATGATTGCGGTTTCGGAAGAACTCGGAGTTCCGGTGGACTTTATCGGGCTGGGTGAAGGGATCGATGACTTGCAACGGTTCGACCCGGCGCAGTTTGCGGAGGCTTTGTGTAATGAAAGCTGA
- the smc gene encoding chromosome segregation protein SMC — translation MYLKRLDILGFKSFANKTAILFSRGITAVVGPNGCGKTNILDALRWVLGEQRTSLLRGSKMEEIIFNGTGEIKPLGMAEVTLTLVNNRGILPTEYSEVQVTRRLFRSGESEYLLNKVPCRLKDITELFYDTGVGARSYSVIQQDMIDAVISDKAEERRYLFEEAAGITKYKQRKRAALRKMEATQIDFLRLKDIYSEVQTQVRSLKRQYRKAERYQTVADEIKQWELYLGSSRLTGIRSEKRELSARLETITDAVIGIETSIEKISVKLEAERLDRSEMDQKLAGVGSDAFEITEQAHGYENKISILTEKRSNARTLSERNESDIYGMGERARILGEQTLEAEDLLETQRLDLSSLETRLMESQRVQAEADQQLLRARTAKESENGRLLELEGKLSSEKAEDDNLRQQESELTELVADRDSRLGILRGENDTLKTRLEQKQTDCDTVRAEKISAEERMSDLTGRLNDLVEQNEETAVEVSNLTASIEACQARKSLLEDMILQYEGYESGVVATMEVRDRWPNVVGTVAEKFVPVEGMEVATEAALGEIAGFVICNDRETAEEIITYLKAERKGKVGLLVPTSGMLNPVARRPEIDLPEFVGWLDSHITADEHLCALMQAVLSRTAVFQAGSDPAQLLERLPYGFSAVSTDGVLYSRNAICGGSADKFPLFRREEKVAEQEATLTELTARRQAAQERRNRITAEIASVRAESGQLAETRKSLEDQLQSVEHEVGDLEYQRRTAQAEMDRLSREHQTAIDKLEYIRHRQLDLELDFTKLSDQKKNLVSDMSLGGERLAEFEKAAVTALEQVSHLQVKMVEARSRIEQTESKLTHIRQLREEIGRTVDIKKDEIRQARSDIDSSTDSMAVLEKQLKEAFEERSRIESLQTELQGVRASMAEQLTVSEGELKKHRLDRETLNDEKHQIEMRLTTFESELGALIDRINQDYELDLAEVEVACPDDSLGEAEAREYLVAKKEKLRQYGVVNLLALEEYKSAAERERFLGEQIADLESAREDLKKTISKINQTARQLFNETFEKVQTNFRKLFVELFSGGEASIKLVDPDDPLESDIDIIARPRGKKLLSITMMSGGERALTAISLLFSLYLVKPSPFCVLDEIDAPLDDANCRRFLRILDKFSEQTQFVTITHNKITMEVANNLYGVTMEQPGVSQLVAVRFSEEEGGSEENVEIVHSLENGNGKTITIDQIRDYHDDLPPAIRERLEAPVSSVDPEDVK, via the coding sequence TTGTACCTAAAACGATTGGACATACTGGGCTTCAAGTCCTTTGCAAATAAGACTGCTATCCTGTTCTCACGCGGAATCACCGCTGTTGTTGGACCAAACGGATGCGGCAAGACCAACATTCTTGACGCTTTGCGCTGGGTGCTTGGAGAACAACGGACTTCACTGCTGCGCGGAAGCAAGATGGAAGAGATCATATTCAACGGCACAGGCGAAATCAAACCGCTGGGCATGGCTGAAGTTACTCTGACACTAGTAAACAACCGCGGCATTCTTCCCACCGAATATAGTGAAGTCCAGGTGACCCGGAGATTATTTCGGAGTGGCGAATCGGAGTATCTTCTCAACAAAGTTCCGTGCCGTCTCAAAGACATAACAGAACTCTTCTATGACACCGGGGTCGGTGCACGATCATACTCTGTAATTCAGCAAGACATGATTGATGCTGTGATTTCTGACAAAGCCGAAGAAAGGCGCTACCTGTTCGAGGAAGCAGCCGGCATTACCAAGTACAAACAACGCAAACGAGCGGCGCTGCGGAAGATGGAAGCGACCCAGATCGATTTCCTGCGGCTCAAGGACATATATTCAGAAGTCCAGACCCAGGTCCGATCGCTCAAACGTCAGTACCGGAAGGCCGAGCGGTATCAAACTGTGGCCGATGAGATCAAGCAGTGGGAACTGTATCTTGGATCCAGTCGTCTGACTGGCATACGCAGTGAGAAGCGTGAACTCAGTGCTCGTCTGGAAACTATAACTGACGCTGTGATCGGGATCGAGACATCGATTGAGAAGATATCGGTAAAACTCGAAGCTGAGCGTCTGGATAGGTCCGAGATGGATCAGAAACTCGCCGGTGTCGGGAGCGACGCATTTGAGATTACTGAGCAGGCGCATGGCTATGAAAACAAGATTTCGATTCTGACTGAAAAACGCTCCAATGCTCGCACCCTTAGTGAACGCAACGAATCTGACATTTATGGTATGGGGGAGCGTGCTCGCATTCTCGGCGAGCAGACTCTCGAAGCTGAGGACCTTCTTGAGACCCAGCGACTCGACTTGTCTTCTCTTGAGACTAGGCTGATGGAATCTCAGCGCGTACAAGCCGAGGCAGATCAGCAATTGCTCCGGGCGCGAACCGCAAAGGAGTCTGAAAACGGGCGACTACTCGAACTGGAAGGGAAACTCTCCTCGGAGAAAGCGGAAGACGACAATCTCCGTCAACAGGAATCGGAATTGACCGAATTGGTAGCGGACCGGGATAGCCGACTTGGCATTCTTCGCGGCGAAAACGACACCCTGAAAACCCGTCTGGAGCAGAAACAAACCGACTGCGATACGGTCAGGGCAGAGAAGATTTCCGCAGAAGAGAGGATGTCGGACCTGACTGGTCGCCTGAACGATCTGGTCGAGCAGAACGAGGAGACAGCAGTCGAAGTGTCCAATCTGACTGCCTCCATTGAAGCTTGTCAGGCTCGCAAAAGTCTTCTGGAAGACATGATTCTGCAGTATGAAGGGTATGAATCCGGCGTCGTTGCGACTATGGAGGTCCGCGACCGATGGCCGAATGTTGTCGGTACGGTGGCGGAGAAGTTTGTGCCAGTCGAGGGTATGGAGGTGGCAACAGAAGCCGCCCTGGGTGAGATCGCCGGGTTCGTTATCTGCAACGATAGGGAAACGGCCGAAGAAATCATTACCTATCTTAAGGCTGAAAGAAAAGGGAAGGTCGGACTGTTGGTGCCGACCAGTGGCATGCTCAATCCAGTAGCCCGTCGTCCCGAGATTGATCTGCCTGAATTCGTTGGTTGGCTTGACAGCCATATCACTGCTGATGAGCATTTGTGCGCCCTGATGCAGGCCGTTCTCTCCCGAACTGCAGTATTTCAGGCGGGTTCTGACCCGGCTCAGCTGTTGGAACGTCTTCCTTATGGTTTCTCGGCAGTGTCAACTGACGGTGTGCTGTACAGCAGGAACGCTATCTGTGGCGGTTCGGCCGATAAATTCCCGTTGTTCCGCCGTGAGGAGAAGGTGGCTGAGCAGGAAGCTACCCTTACCGAACTAACCGCCAGAAGGCAGGCTGCCCAGGAGCGGAGGAATCGCATCACGGCCGAAATAGCTTCGGTACGCGCCGAGTCCGGACAATTGGCGGAGACACGGAAATCACTCGAAGACCAGCTTCAATCGGTTGAACATGAGGTCGGCGACCTGGAGTATCAGCGCCGTACCGCCCAGGCCGAAATGGACCGCTTGTCGCGTGAGCACCAGACCGCTATCGACAAACTTGAATACATTCGCCATCGCCAACTTGATCTGGAATTGGATTTCACCAAACTGTCCGACCAGAAGAAAAATCTAGTCTCCGACATGTCTCTGGGCGGTGAACGCCTGGCTGAATTTGAGAAGGCGGCTGTGACCGCTCTGGAGCAGGTGTCACACTTGCAGGTGAAGATGGTCGAAGCGCGTAGTCGGATTGAACAGACGGAAAGCAAGCTGACCCATATCCGTCAACTGCGAGAGGAAATCGGACGGACCGTTGACATCAAGAAAGATGAGATCCGTCAGGCTCGCTCAGATATTGATTCCTCAACCGACAGTATGGCGGTCCTCGAGAAGCAACTCAAGGAAGCTTTCGAGGAGCGTTCTCGGATTGAGTCCCTCCAAACCGAGTTACAGGGAGTTCGAGCCAGTATGGCAGAGCAACTTACTGTTAGTGAGGGAGAGCTTAAGAAACATCGACTCGATCGCGAAACACTCAACGACGAAAAACACCAGATTGAAATGCGGCTGACCACGTTTGAATCAGAATTGGGCGCCCTAATCGACAGGATTAACCAGGACTATGAACTCGATCTGGCCGAGGTGGAGGTTGCTTGTCCCGACGACTCTCTGGGTGAAGCTGAAGCAAGAGAGTATCTCGTCGCAAAGAAAGAAAAACTCAGACAGTATGGTGTGGTCAATCTTCTTGCGCTGGAGGAATACAAGAGTGCTGCAGAAAGGGAGAGATTTCTAGGGGAACAGATAGCTGATCTCGAAAGTGCGCGTGAGGACCTCAAGAAGACTATCTCCAAAATCAACCAGACCGCCCGTCAGTTATTCAATGAGACCTTCGAGAAAGTCCAGACCAACTTCAGGAAGTTGTTTGTGGAGTTGTTCAGTGGAGGCGAAGCCAGTATTAAGCTGGTTGATCCTGATGATCCTCTGGAGTCCGATATCGACATTATCGCCAGGCCGCGCGGAAAGAAACTGCTGTCGATCACTATGATGTCAGGTGGCGAGAGAGCCCTAACAGCTATTTCGCTTCTGTTTTCTCTGTATCTGGTCAAACCATCCCCGTTCTGCGTTCTTGATGAAATAGATGCCCCTCTTGATGATGCCAACTGCCGGCGTTTCTTGAGGATTCTGGATAAATTCTCGGAGCAGACTCAGTTCGTGACCATTACTCACAACAAGATTACCATGGAAGTTGCCAACAACCTTTATGGTGTCACTATGGAACAACCAGGAGTTTCGCAATTGGTAGCAGTGCGGTTTTCCGAAGAGGAAGGTGGCAGTGAAGAGAATGTAGAAATCGTTCACAGTCTGGAAAACGGCAATGGCAAGACCATTACTATCGACCAAATCAGAGATTACCACGACGACCTACCCCCTGCAATAAGGGAACGTCTTGAAGCACCAGTCTCCTCGGTCGATCCGGAAGACGTCAAGTAG
- a CDS encoding DUF4115 domain-containing protein, whose product MSIVEEKLGALLKLERERKGVKLDELAESLRIPVANLECIERGDVSKLPSEIYFGLFAKSYAEAVGVDYAATVLAIEDDLKDTPEPPKSTKKPVRPARDEPVSDDENVTTIAESRFGIDRDMWRKLMWAGAATVLVVGGFLVGRQLLRDMQRTTDISASATQEVSETTSPAPVGSREESYANYDWNVPAYEEPDELKLKLTARGSCWAAVFADGDTAIYRNLVAGRVYEVTAKYRLTLSVAVPRIVDIDLNGVRINPVSPSTGRIKMVRITQVNVDSFLNPPSLEPAAEETPTNPKPEIITPVNVLPETGDEIDTLRGLLNLLMGTGNEANTTSSPESLPSEINNEVDSASLPVGANDGR is encoded by the coding sequence ATGAGCATTGTGGAAGAAAAACTTGGAGCGCTGCTGAAGCTGGAGCGCGAACGTAAAGGTGTCAAGCTTGACGAATTGGCCGAGAGTCTCAGAATCCCGGTAGCTAATCTCGAGTGTATCGAACGTGGGGATGTTAGCAAATTGCCGTCGGAGATATACTTCGGACTGTTTGCTAAGAGTTATGCCGAGGCTGTCGGAGTGGACTACGCGGCGACAGTACTGGCGATTGAGGATGACCTCAAGGATACTCCCGAACCTCCCAAATCCACGAAGAAACCAGTTCGTCCGGCCAGGGACGAGCCGGTCTCGGACGATGAGAATGTTACAACGATAGCCGAGAGCCGTTTTGGGATAGATCGGGATATGTGGCGCAAGCTGATGTGGGCTGGTGCCGCAACTGTATTGGTCGTCGGTGGTTTCTTGGTCGGGCGTCAGTTGCTTCGTGACATGCAACGAACGACCGATATATCCGCCAGCGCGACACAGGAAGTTAGTGAGACAACCTCACCAGCGCCGGTCGGGAGCCGTGAGGAATCATATGCGAATTATGATTGGAATGTGCCTGCCTACGAGGAACCGGACGAACTTAAGCTGAAACTGACCGCCCGCGGTAGTTGCTGGGCGGCTGTGTTTGCTGATGGGGATACTGCCATCTATCGCAATCTCGTAGCGGGGAGAGTATACGAAGTGACGGCCAAGTACCGGCTTACGTTATCGGTAGCGGTGCCACGCATAGTGGATATTGATCTGAACGGGGTTCGGATTAACCCCGTCTCGCCTTCCACCGGGCGCATAAAAATGGTCAGAATTACTCAGGTGAATGTCGATTCTTTCCTCAATCCGCCTTCCCTCGAACCGGCTGCAGAGGAAACACCGACCAACCCCAAGCCGGAGATAATTACTCCAGTCAACGTATTGCCGGAGACTGGAGATGAGATTGACACCCTTCGCGGTTTGCTAAACTTGTTGATGGGGACTGGAAACGAAGCTAATACCACTAGCTCTCCTGAGAGTTTACCTTCGGAGATCAATAACGAAGTTGACTCGGCCAGTTTACCGGTGGGGGCTAACGATGGGCGTTAG
- a CDS encoding Maf family protein, protein MADSEFKLLFGRRSLVLGSGSPRRVALLTDMGISFTQIIPNVEEKLRPREEPFSYAQRLAKTKARWVIQRADPQQIVLGCDTIVVLDGLILGKPSNEREAYETLTTLSGRQHVVCTAAALADGVGLMTSGYETTKVYFNDVSREQIEEYIASGEPMDKAGAYGIQGMGAFLVDRIEGNLDNVIGLPRDLLNKLAERVNRIS, encoded by the coding sequence ATGGCTGATAGCGAATTCAAACTTCTTTTTGGAAGACGGTCCCTTGTGCTTGGCTCCGGTTCGCCGCGTCGAGTGGCTTTACTAACCGATATGGGGATTAGCTTCACTCAGATTATCCCTAACGTTGAGGAGAAGCTACGACCTCGGGAAGAACCGTTTAGCTATGCGCAGCGACTTGCCAAGACCAAGGCACGTTGGGTTATCCAACGGGCGGATCCTCAACAAATTGTGCTTGGCTGTGACACTATCGTTGTTCTCGACGGCCTCATCCTGGGCAAGCCATCCAACGAACGCGAGGCTTATGAGACCCTGACCACTCTGAGCGGACGTCAGCATGTGGTCTGTACTGCAGCTGCTCTGGCAGATGGTGTTGGTCTGATGACTTCCGGTTACGAAACAACTAAGGTCTATTTCAACGATGTTAGCCGCGAACAGATTGAGGAGTACATCGCCTCAGGCGAACCGATGGACAAGGCTGGAGCCTACGGTATTCAAGGGATGGGGGCTTTTTTGGTTGACAGAATCGAGGGTAACTTGGATAATGTTATCGGCTTACCAAGAGATCTGTTGAACAAGCTGGCAGAGAGAGTCAACCGGATATCGTAG
- the dtd gene encoding D-tyrosyl-tRNA(Tyr) deacylase, with protein MRVVLQRASDVEVWIDGAVFSSTGKGLLLLYGTATGDTEDACQFLADKIVKMRIFEDDNGKMNRSVLDVDGEIMIVSQFTLCADTSKGRRPSFNSAMAPRVAESLYLQFVDMVKKSGLTVKTGSFGAQMDIKLTNNGPVTFVLENG; from the coding sequence GTGAGAGTCGTTCTTCAGCGTGCCAGTGATGTGGAAGTGTGGATCGATGGGGCTGTGTTTTCGTCCACCGGAAAGGGATTATTGTTGCTGTATGGAACCGCCACAGGAGATACCGAGGATGCCTGCCAATTCCTGGCTGACAAGATCGTCAAGATGCGGATTTTCGAGGATGACAACGGCAAGATGAACCGATCGGTACTTGATGTTGACGGAGAAATCATGATTGTATCCCAGTTCACACTTTGTGCCGACACCAGCAAGGGGCGACGTCCCTCTTTCAACTCTGCTATGGCACCTCGGGTGGCAGAATCGCTCTACCTTCAATTTGTGGACATGGTGAAGAAATCGGGCTTGACGGTGAAGACCGGTTCCTTTGGTGCTCAAATGGATATTAAGTTGACTAACAATGGTCCTGTGACTTTTGTGCTTGAAAATGGCTGA